A window of Danio aesculapii chromosome 16, fDanAes4.1, whole genome shotgun sequence genomic DNA:
accattttcttttttaagtaaactATATCCACTTACGTGTTTTCTTAAAAACTGTGTTGCACATAAAACGCTGGAACCGTTCAGCATAGAATCCAGGCCGATGTACAGAGACTGTATCCTAAAAAGTCAATGTTTATAACGCATGGTGAGGAAAATGACCACAATACTTGCTTTTAAGGgaggtaaacaaacaaatgacttaCCCCATCATGAACCAAGGCCTTCCAGGAATGCTCTAGTTTTTTGATAAATCTAAAGGAAGAAGCGAAGGAGAGATTTAAATGATGGTCACAAACAACCTGTACATACAACTGTCACAATAAAGTCACCTGTATGACTGCAATATGTCAATGATCCCAATATAGACCAATATTCTCTCTCCTCTACTGTTGCGTGCTGGGATTCCTCCCCATCTGCGGacaaaacagtgtttttaaacaacTGAAATATTGTTAAATGACTACCATATACTGCAGGCAAACTGAATGAAATAAACTATACAAGGCATTAAAGGGTAGAAGAaagttaaagaaaaaacaaacagaactttAATGAgtcataataattataaagaatAGAATAATAAGATGATGACTAACTGGTCCTCTGTTTCCAGGGTTCCTTTCCCTTTGGCCTCTCCCTGTATGGACTCCATAGCGGTGCTGTACAGTGCTTTTTGAATCTGTGGTCTCCTGTGGTCTGGTGTCACGGTCCCCTCAGATCCACCACCCTCCACTACCCCTGCTCGCTCTCGAGATGCCAGATCTGTATTATGGACCCCCACCAATAGACTGTAGTCCATAATCTTAAAGCTCTGCAGCAGCTGTTAATCACAGAGATCGACCAATAAAGACaatatagcaaaaaataaaatctaattgtgTATTCTCCAaccataaatacagttgaagtcccccttttaattttatttttctttttttttttatatttcccaaatgtttaacagagcaaggacattttcacagtatgtctgataatattttttcttctggagaaagtcttgtttgttttatttcagctagaataaaagcagtttttaattttataaacaccattttaaggtcgaaattatttttagccctttaagctatatttcttttcgatagtctatagaacaaaccatctttatacaataacttgcctaattaccctaacctggctagttaacctaattaacctagttaagcctttaaaatatctagtcaaatattatttactgtcatcattggaaagataaaatatatcagttattagaaatgagttattaaaactattatgtttagatatgtgctgaaaaaaatcttctctccattaaacagaaataggggaataaaaaaaacagaggggctaataattctgacttcaactgtacctacaTATTTGCTCTGAAAGTATTATTTATCGTgacaaaaataagtatttttgtaAACCAAACGcttgtgtaaatatttatttaaaatatttaatgaaagaAATTCCagtataaaatgcagttttcacTGATATGCACCAATATAATAGATTATAACAACACCTTTTACCTTTTATACATTAACAAAAACTTTGAATACATAAAAGATTAATATATGATAAGGCAAGATCAAACAAAATTGATCAGAAGATATTCCTAAAATAATGATCAATTGAATATTTATAATTGATGTCATTAGCAAccctacagttcaaaatttaaGGTTAGcggaggacaaaaaaaaaaggaagacgAGGgcccccccatatatatatatatatatatatatatatatatatatatatatatatatatatatatatatatatatatatatatatatatatatatatatatatatatatatatatatatatatatatatatatatatatatatatatatatatatatatatatatatatgtgtttacattataattaataatataaatactaattctaaaaaactatatattctttatataaatatttgatattggcCATAcaatttaagtttcttttttgttttatcagtttaaatgtttagcagtttaatagtcaCCTAAATAATGTTGCGCTAAATAGCGCAACTAACTCGGTCCAAAGAATATAATTTTCCCTGTAATTTTGTCTACTCTTTATTCCAAATGATAAAACTACTAGTCAGTCGACAatatgaactgtaaaaatattgaaTACCGTTGAATTGAGCAGCCTAATATGCTTTAACGTTCCACCCTGAAAAGTATATCATGCATTGCCAAAAAGAGTTTatcacttttactttcccttacctttggcatagtccctgctttttaataggtttaattaattataaaatatatttttattaattataaaatatatttttatgaaatggtATTATCACCTAATTTCAAGTATTACATTTCAGGTGCTAGGCTGCATCACTGAATGAATGAAGAGATAAGGACAGATGACTTGCAAAGGATAATAACAAATGTGCTTCCTGcggctttatttataatgtacatagagTGCACGTGGTCGTGACATGCAAATGTGAACGCGGAAAAAGTGTGCACAGCCACGCACGCAATCAAAGTGATTTCATAATCTTGCATATTGTAAGCGGCTTCATCATATGCGCACATTTtaggactacacaatatcatTATACCTGAATGACGTCCGGAATGAAGCAGTTAATGCTCCTTGTGCACAATGATGAACAAGGTCTTTTGCTTTGATGACGATGAACCTCACTGAGGACCCCCCCACCCACCCTCAAATAAAAAACCTCGGATTTAGGGGTCACCCCATTGAGCtcaaaaaatacagaaatccTTATTTATACGGAAGAATCGCATCCCCAGGTTAAGTAAATAGTTATATTTAAGAGATCCTAATTTTCTgtgatctttttttattaaacagacaGAAATAATCCAACATACATACATAGTCACAAAAGATATCAACTGACTATTCTATTAACCGAGATCTTTAAATACCCctgcccaaaaaataaaaatgcaaagaaaacagttaaaacaacaaaaaataatatctatgaacaaaatatagtaaataaaaaatttatctgCACATATGTTATTACAAAATTTTTTAACAAAGGTAAATTGATcggtggcgacacggtggctcagtggttagcactgttgcctcacagcaagaggatcgctggttcgagtcggctgggccagttggcatttctgtgtggagtttgcatgttctccccatggttCCTCTGAGtgcactggtttcccccacagtccaaagacgtgcggtataggtgaattgaataaactaaattggccgtagtgtatgactgtgtgttaatgagtgggtgtttcccagtactgggttgtggctggaagggcacctgctgcgtaaaacatatgcttgaatagttgttCAGTTGCTTGAATAGTAGGTATAAAATCTTAATTCTTAACTTTGCAAAGACAAAGACTGCTAAGACTGCAAAgactgctattatttatttatttttttatatgtattcatcaaaaaatattgaaaatgcatAACATGAGCACCAATCAGCACATTGGAATATTTATGGGAGGATTTCTGTGGCAatgaagactagagtaatgacTGCTTTATCGTTTTAAATGCAGGCTTTGGTGAAtggaatgaacaaaaaaaaaacttcttacaGACCACCAAATTTTGAATGGTGCTATGCATTGTGTTAATTGTCATACACTGCACAGCACTAATCAAAATCATCACCATCATAATAATTCTAAAGCTAACATGCAATATCACACACCCCCAAACATGCATGCTCACCAGGCAGTCCCGCTGGATAGTTTTGCAGAGTGCATTGTAGTTGTCTGGCTCCAGCTGGATGCCCTCTGGCATGTCCTGAATGAAATCTAGGTCTTTGTAAGTGGGGACACTCTTGTCTCTCTCTTTAGGAGAGGCACGCCGCTTGTATGTTGAGCCCTTCAGGTCATATTTGAGGTGCATAGGCACACTGCGAGGCAACAGATTATTCATAACAACAATACGGATGTTCTTTCCACCAGCCTGAACGCAATACAACCCATAAAACTTTGGAAGAAGCGTTCTTTTGTTCTGATTCAGGTTCTAAGAGAAGAAAGAgtaaaaaatatcataaataaaagCTGTCATTTTCTATTACAGGCCTAGAAACCTggaaaatttttaattaaaacatgtatTATGGTTCTGTTCTTAATATTTTGTTCTATATTCATGCAGCACTATCATGGAGAGTTTgttgtcaacatttttaaaaattctaaaatacACAAGTGCTTATTGCTCACCATGAAGTACCCAGGCAGTAGTTTCTGCAGGAACTCTGCCTCTTTGTGCATGACTGTCTTAATAATAAACTCATCATCGCTGGTCACATAAAATATGGATCCGCTTGCTCCAGGATTGGACAGTTCGATCAAGGGATCGTTACACAGCGAGTACTGCAGAAAGAAAAAAGccacaaaacaaacacatcagAAGTgtctctaaagcaggggtgcccaaaccttttcatataaagggccaaaaacctaaTATCATCAAGAGCCGTGGGCTGAGGGTAaacataccaaactatattacattaaagttgacatgggtaatttcttaatttacttcataataatattataatttaaagagaaagcattactttaaaatgtattaactaatgcagtataacttttattgtaataaaaacaattacatttataacacagtggagttaaatgctgaatacactagtcaagcagaatctgcctttgacttgatttgctcaccaaactCTCTGCATTGCCAGGTCACAGCATGTACAATGAAACTAAATCTGATACATTTACACCAtttcattgaaacatttcatttcagtaagctttgaaaaaaaacaaagggttacattaaattttgacaatctcgaaaccatccccatcatctTTCCTCAATTCCCAGATGGGATGGCGGCCTAATCACAGGTTAACATGGGCTAACTTTTGcccacaggccctagtttgggcatctctgttctaaAGACAATGAACTCATTTAGCATGACTGTTAGACGgaacaatatatagttttatattcaATTAAAATAGTATTCATTTGAAATATTACTATATTTACAATAACTGTTTTTGCCACATTTGATCCCTAAAAATATATGAGctttaatttaacaaataaacaaacaaaaaacaatggtaGTGCACCTACCTATACAGTAAAATATGATCTAGGATTCATTTAACAACATTTTATGGCTTCATCAGAGTATTATTAAAACATACTACTActatattactatttttttttaaatacctaaTGATGTGTAATATTATCTAAAATCTTCATATTTgtatgaataatattattataatcatataaaaagtactattaacataataatattcataaatacaatattagtaatatttattatgcTAATTCTTAGTTTTAATGGGTCGGTCAATGCTAATTTCTTACTCACAAACCTCCAATTCATAATGttgatgtgtgtttttgtgtatctGTGTGAGTGTTTTATCTAACCAGATAGTCATCAGGCCGAATGCCAAAGAGTTCTCGGAAATAACGGAAGGCAATGGGGGCGTAGGTCTTAAACCTGAAGTCACCATGGTGATGTGCTGGAGTCAAATTACTTCCTTCACTGTAGGAAGAAAACAGGGAGGTCAATACAGACACAGGGTTATGGCTTTCTGATTTATATATAGTTGcaatcaaaatgattagccttcatgttaatttttatttcctttttcaaatatttcccaaatgatgtttaacagagccaggacaTTTTCACtgaatttcctataatattttttacttttggagaaagttatatttgttttattttggctagaataaaagcagtttaaacaccattttaaggtcaatattatcagcccccttaaacaatattattttttgattgtctaccgaacaaaccactattgtacaatgacttgcctaattatcctaacatGCCCATTTAACCAAGTTATGCCTttacattgcactttaagctgaatactattatcttgaaaaatatctagtaaaatattatgtaccgtcatcagaacaaagacaaaagaaatcagttattaaaactattgtttagaaatgtgttgaaaaaaatattcgctccattaaacagaaattgggtaaaaatatacagtggggctaataactCTGGAGGGCTTTTACATCAACTGTATAAAATCTGATGAGCTGCCCACTTTTGTGAGGTGTGAACACAAAGCAAAGACTCTATTAGTTGGTATCACACCTGATTTATAGAAACACATTTGCCTTAAAAGTCAGTACaaccatttcatttaatttaaatagctACAAATATATCTACAGATCAATGCCAAGTAGTTCAACACACCAAAGATGTCTTGTCATGCACTTACCTGGGGAAGAAGATGCTCTCTACTACATAGAAGTCCTGCATTAGGACATCTCTCTCTGCTTTCTGACTGAGGCTCCCCACTGTATGTGCGATACCCAGCTGGATGGCACCTTTCAGGGCAGAGGAGGTCGTCTGCAGACAAAGGAAGAATGTGTGAGAAAGAAAAGCAAGACACCAAACACTAGATAAATACCACAATGATTATTTTAAGTAACATTAATTAACAGCAATGTAGGTGGAgtggaaacaaacaaaaaaaaaaactataatttccagtaaaacaaatgctattacTAGCACtgggaggatatatatatatatatatatatatatatatatatatatatatatatatatatatatacatacatacatacatatgtatgtatatatatatatatatatatatatatatatatatatgtgtatatatatatatatatatatatatatatatatatatatatatatatatatatatatatatatatatatatatatatatatatatatatatatatatatatatatgtgtatatatatatatatatatatatatatatgtgtgtatatatatatatatatatatacatatatatatatatatatatatatatatatatatatatatatatatatatatgtgtgtatatatatatatatatatatatatatatatgtgtgtatatatatatatatatatatatatatatatatatgtgtgtatatatatatatatatatatatatatatatatatatatatatatatatatatatatatatgtgtgtatatatatatatatatatatatatatatatatatatatatatatatatatatatacacacacatatatatatatatacacacatatatatatatatatatgtgtgtatatatatatatatgtgtgtatatatatatatatatatatatatatatatatatatatatatacacacacacatatatatatatatatatatatatatatatatatatatatatatatatatacacacacacacacatatatatatatatatatatatatatatatatatatatatatatatatatatatatatatatatgtgtatgtatgtatgtatgtatgtatgtatgtatgtatgtatgtatgtatgtatgtatgtatgtatgtatgtatgtatgtatgtatgtatgtatgtatgtatgtatgtatgtatgtatgtatgtatgtatgtatgtatgtatgtatgtatgtatgtatgtatgtatgtatgtatgtatacatacatacatacatacatacatacatacatacatacatacatacatacatacatacatacatacatacatacatacatacatacatacatacatacatacatacatacatacatacatacatacatacatacatacatacatatatatatatatatatacacatacatacatatatatatatatacatacatacatacatacatacatatatatatatatatatatatatatatatatatatatatatatatatatatacatacatacatacaaacatacatatatatatatacacacatatatatatatatatatatatatatatatatacacacatacacatatatatatatatatatatatatatatatatatatatatacacacacatatatatatatatatatatatatatatacacacatatatatatatatatatatatatatatatatatatatacacacatatatatatatatatatatatatatatatatatatatatatatatatatatacacacacatatatatatatatatatatatatatatatatatatatatatatatatatatatatacacacatatatatatatatatatatatatatatatatatatatatatatatatatatatacacatatatatatatatatacacatatatatatatatacatatatatatatatacatatatatatatatacatatatatatatatatatatatatatatatatatatatatatgtgtatatatatatatatgtgtgtatatatatatatatgtgtgtatatatatatatatgtgtgtatatatatatatatgtgtatatatatatatgtgtatatatatatatatgtgtatatatatatatatatatgtgtatatatatatatatatatatatgtgtatatatatatatatgtgtatatatatatatatatgtgtatatatatatatatgtgtatatatatatatgtgtatatatatatgtgtatatatatatatgtgtatatatatatacacatatatatatatacacatatatatatacacatatatatatatatacacatatatatatatacacatatatatatatatacacatatatatatacacatatatatatatatatacacatatatatatatatatatacacatatatatatatacacatatatatatatatacacatatatatatatacacacatatatatatatatatatacacacatatatatatatatatatatacacacatatatatatatatacacatatatatatatatatatatacaca
This region includes:
- the pip5k1ab gene encoding phosphatidylinositol 4-phosphate 5-kinase type-1 alpha isoform X1, which encodes MASACPTDTGLSAPPGSSGVRKMTITEGPGSSQSMKKTIGHRGVDPTGETTYKKTTSSALKGAIQLGIAHTVGSLSQKAERDVLMQDFYVVESIFFPSEGSNLTPAHHHGDFRFKTYAPIAFRYFRELFGIRPDDYLYSLCNDPLIELSNPGASGSIFYVTSDDEFIIKTVMHKEAEFLQKLLPGYFMNLNQNKRTLLPKFYGLYCVQAGGKNIRIVVMNNLLPRSVPMHLKYDLKGSTYKRRASPKERDKSVPTYKDLDFIQDMPEGIQLEPDNYNALCKTIQRDCLLLQSFKIMDYSLLVGVHNTDLASRERAGVVEGGGSEGTVTPDHRRPQIQKALYSTAMESIQGEAKGKGTLETEDQWGGIPARNSRGERILVYIGIIDILQSYRFIKKLEHSWKALVHDGDTVSVHRPGFYAERFQRFMCNTVFKKTLKSSPSKKSRSGCSSVVRRLPMGSTASAPGSQTVADARLVYRTHLNQSDLEGESGMPSDRPDLLPQTDPLAGSSSEFAATNVSCSSPSSTRMTSSSPPQRSVGVEVHKSAVTEPEQQRPPQHWS
- the pip5k1ab gene encoding phosphatidylinositol 4-phosphate 5-kinase type-1 alpha isoform X2 translates to MTITEGPGSSQSMKKTIGHRGVDPTGETTYKKTTSSALKGAIQLGIAHTVGSLSQKAERDVLMQDFYVVESIFFPSEGSNLTPAHHHGDFRFKTYAPIAFRYFRELFGIRPDDYLYSLCNDPLIELSNPGASGSIFYVTSDDEFIIKTVMHKEAEFLQKLLPGYFMNLNQNKRTLLPKFYGLYCVQAGGKNIRIVVMNNLLPRSVPMHLKYDLKGSTYKRRASPKERDKSVPTYKDLDFIQDMPEGIQLEPDNYNALCKTIQRDCLLLQSFKIMDYSLLVGVHNTDLASRERAGVVEGGGSEGTVTPDHRRPQIQKALYSTAMESIQGEAKGKGTLETEDQWGGIPARNSRGERILVYIGIIDILQSYRFIKKLEHSWKALVHDGDTVSVHRPGFYAERFQRFMCNTVFKKTLKSSPSKKSRSGCSSVVRRLPMGSTASAPGSQTVADARLVYRTHLNQSDLEGESGMPSDRPDLLPQTDPLAGSSSEFAATNVSCSSPSSTRMTSSSPPQRSVGVEVHKSAVTEPEQQRPPQHWS